Proteins co-encoded in one Phycodurus eques isolate BA_2022a chromosome 21, UOR_Pequ_1.1, whole genome shotgun sequence genomic window:
- the cul2 gene encoding cullin-2 isoform X1 translates to MSLKPRVVDFDETWNKLLTTIKAVVMLDYVERATWNDRFSDIYALCVAYPEPLGERLYTETKVFLENHVRNLYKKVLESEEKVLVMYHRYWDEYSKGADYMDCLYRYLNTQFIKKNKLTEADLQFGYGGVDMNEPLMEIGELALDMWRKLMIEPLQAILIRMLLNEIKNDRCGENPNQKVIHGVINSFVHVEQYKKKFPLKFYQEIFEGQFVTKTGEYYKQEASNLLQESNCSQYMEKVLGRLKDEEMRCRKYLHPSSYAKVINECQQRMVADHLQFLHAECQNIIQQEKRDDMANMYTLLRAVSNGLPHMIQELQVHINNEGIRGTSNLSLENMPTLFVESVLEVHSKFVQLINTVLNGDQHFMSALDKALTSVVNFREPKSICKAPELLAKYCDNLLKKSAKGMTENEVEDKLTSFITVFKYIDDKDIFQKFYARMLAKRLIHGLSLSMDSEEAMINKLKQACGYEFTSKLHRMYTDMSVSADLNNKFNNFIKTEETVVDLGISFQIYVLQAGAWPLTQVPSSTFAIPQELEKSVQMFELFYNQHFSGRKLTWLHYLCTGEVKMNYLSKPYVAMVTTYQMAVLLAFNNSQTVTYKELQDGTQMNEKELQKTIKSLLDVKMLNHNSEKEEIDAESTFSLNMSFVSKRTKFKITTSMQKDTPQEMEQTRSAVDEDRKMYLQAAIVRIMKARKVLRHNALIQEVINQSKARFNPSISMIKKCIEVLIDKQYIERSQTSADEYSYIA, encoded by the exons ATGTCCTTGAAGCCACGGGTGGTGGATTTCGACGAGACATGGAACAAATTACTCACTACAATCAAGGCAGTTGTGATGCTTGACTATGTGGAGAGAGCAACGTGGAATGACCGTTTCTC TGATATTTATGCCTTGTGTGTTGCATATCCTGAGCCTTTAGGTGAAAGATTATATACTGAAACAAAGGTCTTTCTAGAGAATCATGTTCGGAATTTGTACAAG AAAGTCTTGGAATCGGAAGAGAAGGTTTTAGTGATGTACCACAGGTATTGGGATGAATACAGCAAAGGGGCAGACTACATGGACTGCTTGTACAG GTATCTAAATACGCAGTTCATTAAGAAGAACAAACTTACAGAGGCAGACCTTCAGTTCGGCTACGGGGGAGTGGACATGAATGAGCCACTCATGGAAATCGGCGAG TTGGCGCTTGATATGTGGAGGAAGCTAATGATTGAGCCTCTTCAAGCCATTCTGATCCGGATGTTgctgaatgaaataaaaaa TGACCGTTGTGGTGAGAACCCTAACCAGAAAGTGATCCACGGGGTCATTAACTCTTTTGTTCACGTGGAGCAATACAAGAAGAAGTTTCCACTGAag TTTTATCAAGAAATCTTCGAAGGGCAGTTTGTGACAAAAACGGGAGAGTATTACAAACAGGAAGCTTCAAATTTACTCCAGGAATCCAACTGCTCACAGTATATGGAGAAG GTTTTGGGGCGGTTGAAAGATGAAGAGATGCGATGTCGGAAGTACCTGCATCCTAGTTCATATGCCAAAGTCATCAATGAATGCCAGCAGAGGATGGTGGCAGACCATCTGCAGTTCCTTCACGCAGAATGTCAGAACATCATTCAGCAGGAGAAGCGAGACG ACATGGCCAACATGTACACACTTTTGCGAGCCGTGTCTAATGGTTTGCCTCACATGATCCAGGAGTTGCAGGTCCATATCAACAATGAGGGCATCCGAGGCACCAGTAACCTTTCTCTGGAAAAT ATGCCGACCCTATTTGTGGAGTCAGTGCTAGAAGTTCATAGTAAATTTGTTCAGCTCATTAACACAGTTCTGAATGGAGACCAGCACTTCATGAGTGCGCTCGATAAG GCCTTGACGTCTGTAGTGAACTTTAGGGAGCCCAAGTCCATCTGTAAAGCCCCAGAACTG CTGGCCAAATATTGTGACAATCTCCTAAAGAAGTCTGCAAAGGGAATGACTGAGAATGAAGTGGAGGACAAGCTGACCAGCTTCATCACTGTTTTTAAGTACATAGATGACAAAGACATCTTTCAAAAG TTTTATGCCAGAATGCTAGCAAAGCGGTTAATACACGGTTTATCTTTGTCAATGGACTCAGAAGAAGCCATGATCAACAAACTAAAG CAAGCGTGTGGCTACGAGTTCACGAGCAAACTTCACAGAATGTATACAGACATGAGTGTGAGCGCTGACctcaacaacaaatttaacaaTTTTATCAAGACTGAGGAGACTGTCGTGGACTTGGGTATCAGCTTCCAGATATACGTATTGCAG GCGGGAGCATGGCCACTCACGCAGGTCCCCTCTTCCACATTCGCCATCCCACAAGAACTGGAAAAGAGTGTCCAGAtg TTTGAGTTGTTCTATAATCAGCACTTCAGTGGGAGGAAACTGACCTGGCTACATTACCTCTGCACGG GTGAAGTCAAGATGAATTACCTGTCCAAGCCCTACGTCGCTATGGTGACCACCTATCAGATGGCTGTGCTCCTCGCATTCAATAACAGCCAGACGGTGACATATAAAGAACTGCAGGATGGTACCCAGATGAACGAGAAGGAGCTACAGAAGACCATCAAGTCTCTGTTGGATGTGAAGATGCTCAACCACAACTCAGAAAAG GAGGAGATTGATGCTGAATCCACGTTTTCGCTGAATATGTCATTCGTTAGTAAGAGGACAAAGTTCAAGATCACGACGTCAATGCAGAAGGACACCCCACAG GAGATGGAGCAGACTAGGAGTGCTGTAGACGAGGACcgcaaaatgtatttacaagcTGCTATAGTGAGAATCATGAAGGCCCGCAAGGTGCTCAGACACAATGCCCTCATACAGGAG GTCATCAATCAGTCCAAAGCCAGGTTCAACCCCAGTATCAGTATGATCAAGAAGTGCATAGAAGTGCTCATTGACAAGCAGTACATCGAGCGAAGCCAGACCTCTGCAGACGAATACAGCTATATCGCTTAG
- the cul2 gene encoding cullin-2 isoform X2: MSLKPRVVDFDETWNKLLTTIKAVVMLDYVERATWNDRFSDIYALCVAYPEPLGERLYTETKVFLENHVRNLYKKVLESEEKVLVMYHRYWDEYSKGADYMDCLYRYLNTQFIKKNKLTEADLQFGYGGVDMNEPLMEIGELALDMWRKLMIEPLQAILIRMLLNEIKNDRCGENPNQKVIHGVINSFVHVEQYKKKFPLKFYQEIFEGQFVTKTGEYYKQEASNLLQESNCSQYMEKVLGRLKDEEMRCRKYLHPSSYAKVINECQQRMVADHLQFLHAECQNIIQQEKRDDMANMYTLLRAVSNGLPHMIQELQVHINNEGIRGTSNLSLENALTSVVNFREPKSICKAPELLAKYCDNLLKKSAKGMTENEVEDKLTSFITVFKYIDDKDIFQKFYARMLAKRLIHGLSLSMDSEEAMINKLKQACGYEFTSKLHRMYTDMSVSADLNNKFNNFIKTEETVVDLGISFQIYVLQAGAWPLTQVPSSTFAIPQELEKSVQMFELFYNQHFSGRKLTWLHYLCTGEVKMNYLSKPYVAMVTTYQMAVLLAFNNSQTVTYKELQDGTQMNEKELQKTIKSLLDVKMLNHNSEKEEIDAESTFSLNMSFVSKRTKFKITTSMQKDTPQEMEQTRSAVDEDRKMYLQAAIVRIMKARKVLRHNALIQEVINQSKARFNPSISMIKKCIEVLIDKQYIERSQTSADEYSYIA; this comes from the exons ATGTCCTTGAAGCCACGGGTGGTGGATTTCGACGAGACATGGAACAAATTACTCACTACAATCAAGGCAGTTGTGATGCTTGACTATGTGGAGAGAGCAACGTGGAATGACCGTTTCTC TGATATTTATGCCTTGTGTGTTGCATATCCTGAGCCTTTAGGTGAAAGATTATATACTGAAACAAAGGTCTTTCTAGAGAATCATGTTCGGAATTTGTACAAG AAAGTCTTGGAATCGGAAGAGAAGGTTTTAGTGATGTACCACAGGTATTGGGATGAATACAGCAAAGGGGCAGACTACATGGACTGCTTGTACAG GTATCTAAATACGCAGTTCATTAAGAAGAACAAACTTACAGAGGCAGACCTTCAGTTCGGCTACGGGGGAGTGGACATGAATGAGCCACTCATGGAAATCGGCGAG TTGGCGCTTGATATGTGGAGGAAGCTAATGATTGAGCCTCTTCAAGCCATTCTGATCCGGATGTTgctgaatgaaataaaaaa TGACCGTTGTGGTGAGAACCCTAACCAGAAAGTGATCCACGGGGTCATTAACTCTTTTGTTCACGTGGAGCAATACAAGAAGAAGTTTCCACTGAag TTTTATCAAGAAATCTTCGAAGGGCAGTTTGTGACAAAAACGGGAGAGTATTACAAACAGGAAGCTTCAAATTTACTCCAGGAATCCAACTGCTCACAGTATATGGAGAAG GTTTTGGGGCGGTTGAAAGATGAAGAGATGCGATGTCGGAAGTACCTGCATCCTAGTTCATATGCCAAAGTCATCAATGAATGCCAGCAGAGGATGGTGGCAGACCATCTGCAGTTCCTTCACGCAGAATGTCAGAACATCATTCAGCAGGAGAAGCGAGACG ACATGGCCAACATGTACACACTTTTGCGAGCCGTGTCTAATGGTTTGCCTCACATGATCCAGGAGTTGCAGGTCCATATCAACAATGAGGGCATCCGAGGCACCAGTAACCTTTCTCTGGAAAAT GCCTTGACGTCTGTAGTGAACTTTAGGGAGCCCAAGTCCATCTGTAAAGCCCCAGAACTG CTGGCCAAATATTGTGACAATCTCCTAAAGAAGTCTGCAAAGGGAATGACTGAGAATGAAGTGGAGGACAAGCTGACCAGCTTCATCACTGTTTTTAAGTACATAGATGACAAAGACATCTTTCAAAAG TTTTATGCCAGAATGCTAGCAAAGCGGTTAATACACGGTTTATCTTTGTCAATGGACTCAGAAGAAGCCATGATCAACAAACTAAAG CAAGCGTGTGGCTACGAGTTCACGAGCAAACTTCACAGAATGTATACAGACATGAGTGTGAGCGCTGACctcaacaacaaatttaacaaTTTTATCAAGACTGAGGAGACTGTCGTGGACTTGGGTATCAGCTTCCAGATATACGTATTGCAG GCGGGAGCATGGCCACTCACGCAGGTCCCCTCTTCCACATTCGCCATCCCACAAGAACTGGAAAAGAGTGTCCAGAtg TTTGAGTTGTTCTATAATCAGCACTTCAGTGGGAGGAAACTGACCTGGCTACATTACCTCTGCACGG GTGAAGTCAAGATGAATTACCTGTCCAAGCCCTACGTCGCTATGGTGACCACCTATCAGATGGCTGTGCTCCTCGCATTCAATAACAGCCAGACGGTGACATATAAAGAACTGCAGGATGGTACCCAGATGAACGAGAAGGAGCTACAGAAGACCATCAAGTCTCTGTTGGATGTGAAGATGCTCAACCACAACTCAGAAAAG GAGGAGATTGATGCTGAATCCACGTTTTCGCTGAATATGTCATTCGTTAGTAAGAGGACAAAGTTCAAGATCACGACGTCAATGCAGAAGGACACCCCACAG GAGATGGAGCAGACTAGGAGTGCTGTAGACGAGGACcgcaaaatgtatttacaagcTGCTATAGTGAGAATCATGAAGGCCCGCAAGGTGCTCAGACACAATGCCCTCATACAGGAG GTCATCAATCAGTCCAAAGCCAGGTTCAACCCCAGTATCAGTATGATCAAGAAGTGCATAGAAGTGCTCATTGACAAGCAGTACATCGAGCGAAGCCAGACCTCTGCAGACGAATACAGCTATATCGCTTAG